One Mustelus asterias chromosome 10, sMusAst1.hap1.1, whole genome shotgun sequence DNA window includes the following coding sequences:
- the LOC144499965 gene encoding interleukin-1 receptor type 2-like isoform X2, protein MPLLMLCNGTVTAHFSGDGDENQRSAGSALPTITIPTGRRVSAELGKSLELTCQAFTGCSDKFSTIIYWLANQQFIEDLFQDGRVKEGKEEFLTDNGKMLIKKHLKFAKVIPEDFKTNFTCAVMNPAGSSEKNIILVRKKVSLSQTGPVR, encoded by the exons ATGCCCTTGCTGATGTTGTGCAACGGAACCGTGACTGCTCATTTTTCAGGAGATGGAGACGAAAATCAAA GGTCTGCAGGAAGTGCTCTCCCGACAATCACCATACCTACTGGCAGAAGGGTCAGCGCTGAGCTGG GAAAGTCACTGGAACTGACCTGTCAGGCTTTCACCGGCTGCTCAGACAAATTCTCCACAATCATTTACTGGCTGGCCAATCAGCAGTTCATCGAGGACCTGTTTCAGGATGGCAGGGTGAAAGAAGGAAAGGAAGA GTTCCTGACTGATAATGGGAAAATGCTAATCAAGAAGCATCTGAAATTCGCCAAGGTCATACCAGAAGATTTTAAGACTAACTTCACGTGTGCTGTGATGAATCCCGCTGGGAGCTCAGAGAAAAACATCATTTTAG